One region of Chryseobacterium sp. SORGH_AS_0447 genomic DNA includes:
- a CDS encoding aminotransferase class I/II-fold pyridoxal phosphate-dependent enzyme: protein MKDFNAANEIQDLQYFGEFGGVNPSISDSSTYTFLSAKTMFDTFEGNAEGCYLYSRHSSPMNLYLSQALAKLENTEAANVTASGMGAITSVLMQVCKSGDHIVSSRTIYGGTYAFLKNFLPPFSINTTFVDISNFESVENAINENTKIIYCESVSNPLLEVADLRKLSEICKRYNLKLIVDNTFSPLSISPKLLGADIVIHSLTKFINGSSDTVGGVYCGTQEFINDTKNVNSGACMLLGPTMDSFRSASILKNLRTLHIRMKQHSYNAMYLARKFEEDGLRVVYPGLKSHKNHELMKSMMHEEYGFGGLLTLDAGATEKANELMELMQQENLGYLAVSLGFYKTLFSCSGSSTSSEIPEEERAAMGISDGLIRFSIGLDHDIERTYEKMRECMLKTGVLNHETISIS, encoded by the coding sequence ATGAAAGACTTTAATGCCGCCAATGAAATCCAGGACTTGCAGTATTTCGGAGAATTCGGAGGAGTGAATCCTTCTATTTCAGACAGTTCGACTTATACCTTCCTGTCTGCCAAAACAATGTTTGATACTTTCGAAGGAAATGCCGAAGGATGTTATCTGTACTCCAGGCACTCTTCCCCGATGAACCTGTATCTTTCTCAGGCACTGGCAAAACTTGAAAATACCGAAGCAGCCAACGTCACCGCTTCAGGAATGGGAGCCATTACTTCGGTACTGATGCAGGTCTGCAAAAGCGGCGACCATATTGTTTCGAGCCGGACGATTTATGGAGGAACCTACGCTTTCCTGAAAAACTTTTTGCCGCCTTTCAGCATCAATACCACATTTGTCGACATCAGCAATTTTGAGTCTGTAGAAAACGCTATTAACGAAAACACCAAAATTATATATTGTGAGAGTGTAAGCAACCCGCTTCTGGAAGTTGCTGATCTGAGAAAATTATCCGAAATCTGTAAAAGGTACAACCTGAAACTGATTGTAGACAATACATTTTCCCCACTTTCCATTTCTCCCAAATTGCTTGGTGCAGACATCGTGATTCATTCCCTGACGAAATTCATCAACGGAAGCAGCGATACGGTAGGCGGCGTGTACTGCGGAACCCAGGAATTTATCAACGATACCAAAAATGTAAACAGCGGCGCCTGTATGCTGCTGGGCCCCACTATGGACAGCTTCCGTTCGGCAAGTATCCTGAAAAACCTGAGGACGCTCCATATCCGGATGAAGCAACATAGCTACAATGCGATGTATCTGGCAAGAAAATTTGAGGAAGACGGACTGCGGGTCGTATATCCCGGCCTGAAATCCCATAAAAACCACGAACTCATGAAAAGCATGATGCACGAGGAATACGGGTTTGGCGGACTATTGACTTTGGATGCGGGAGCTACGGAAAAAGCCAACGAACTGATGGAACTGATGCAGCAGGAAAACCTGGGCTATCTTGCCGTAAGCTTGGGCTTTTATAAAACCTTATTCTCCTGCTCCGGAAGCTCTACCTCCTCCGAAATTCCGGAAGAAGAACGGGCAGCCATGGGAATTTCCGACGGACTGATCCGGTTCTCTATAGGACTCGACCACGATATCGAACGAACTTACGAAAAAATGAGAGAATGCATGCTGAAAACAGGTGTTCTCAACCATGAGACCATCTCCATATCCTAA
- a CDS encoding class I SAM-dependent RNA methyltransferase — protein sequence MNTENIQIQIKTFFGLEQILAEEIKKLGGRKVEMKNRAVNCEGDLGFLYKINYSARTALKILVPIHEFKAFNQHQFYDRLFKFNWEEFMDVDQSFAIDATVNSETFKHSQFVTLKMKDAIVDYFQDKFKRRPNVETRNPDIKFHLHIDRELITISLDSSGDPLFKRGYRREQGEAPINEVLASGMLQLAGWDGKGNFLDPMCGSGTLLIEAAMIALDLPAQIFRRGFAFQNWKNYDADLFKKIKEFRINRVKEFTGKIVGYDIDARMLNAARMNIEAAEMEDVIEVKKQNFFDSKKELFPLLMVFNPPYDERISINDDDFYKKIGDTFKTHYPNTLAWLISSDLEAVKKIGLRPSRKIKLFNGKLETRFLQYEMYEGTKKVHKLEN from the coding sequence ATGAATACAGAAAATATACAGATCCAGATAAAAACATTCTTCGGATTGGAGCAGATTCTTGCCGAAGAAATCAAAAAGCTGGGCGGGCGAAAGGTGGAAATGAAAAACCGTGCCGTAAATTGTGAGGGCGATTTGGGCTTTTTATATAAAATTAATTATTCTGCCAGGACCGCACTGAAAATTTTGGTTCCGATCCATGAATTTAAGGCTTTCAACCAGCATCAGTTTTATGACCGTCTTTTTAAATTCAACTGGGAAGAATTTATGGACGTGGACCAGTCGTTTGCGATTGACGCTACGGTAAACTCTGAAACATTCAAACATTCGCAGTTTGTGACCCTAAAGATGAAAGATGCGATCGTGGATTATTTTCAGGATAAATTCAAAAGGCGTCCAAATGTGGAGACTAGGAATCCGGATATCAAATTCCACCTTCATATCGACCGTGAACTGATTACCATTTCATTGGATTCTTCAGGCGATCCTTTATTTAAAAGAGGATATCGCAGGGAACAGGGGGAAGCGCCGATTAACGAAGTACTGGCCAGCGGTATGCTGCAATTGGCAGGATGGGACGGGAAAGGAAACTTCCTTGATCCGATGTGCGGTTCGGGAACCCTTCTTATCGAGGCAGCCATGATTGCCCTGGATCTGCCGGCCCAGATTTTCAGAAGAGGATTTGCATTTCAGAACTGGAAAAATTATGATGCCGACCTGTTCAAGAAAATCAAGGAATTCCGCATCAACCGGGTAAAAGAATTCACCGGAAAGATTGTCGGATACGACATTGATGCCCGTATGCTGAATGCTGCCCGAATGAATATTGAGGCTGCTGAAATGGAAGACGTGATCGAAGTGAAAAAGCAGAATTTCTTCGATTCCAAAAAAGAACTTTTCCCGTTGCTGATGGTATTCAACCCGCCATATGATGAGAGAATCTCCATTAATGATGATGATTTCTACAAGAAAATAGGGGATACTTTTAAAACCCATTACCCGAATACATTAGCCTGGCTGATCTCATCCGACCTGGAGGCGGTGAAGAAAATCGGTCTCCGCCCGTCGAGAAAGATCAAGCTTTTCAACGGGAAACTGGAAACCCGGTTTTTACAGTACGAAATGTATGAAGGCACGAAAAAAGTGCATAAGCTGGAAAATTAA
- a CDS encoding glycosyltransferase family 2 protein, with the protein MKPTISIVVAIFNRRDELFELLNSLTAQTDREFEIIIVDDGSMIDLKPTVENFTEFLKIKYFRKDNSGPGLSRNYGSGRAENEWLVFVDSDVIVEKDYIENIKKDILEIPCDAFGGADKAHKGFNLMQKAISYSMTSVFTTGGIRGNKKAVSKFQPRSFNMGVKKEVFEKVGGFSEMRIGEDPDLSMTLWENGFTTAFFDDIAVYHKRRVDFGKFSKQVYQFGCARPILNQRHPNYVKISFAFPTLFLIGYIMGFLEYFIMGKGIILAFYGLYTFMVVFHALLVTKNISITGMAVIATYIQMFSYGYGFLKSWVLLNIFKMKPEEAFPSHFHKN; encoded by the coding sequence TTGAAGCCTACCATTTCCATTGTTGTTGCCATTTTTAACCGTCGGGACGAACTTTTTGAACTGCTGAATTCTCTTACTGCACAGACAGACAGGGAATTTGAGATCATTATTGTAGATGACGGCTCCATGATCGATCTGAAACCTACTGTTGAAAATTTTACAGAATTTTTAAAGATTAAATATTTTAGGAAAGACAATTCGGGTCCCGGTTTATCGAGAAATTACGGTTCCGGGAGAGCCGAAAACGAATGGCTGGTTTTTGTGGACAGCGATGTGATCGTTGAGAAGGATTATATTGAAAATATTAAAAAAGACATCCTCGAAATTCCGTGCGATGCTTTTGGAGGTGCGGATAAGGCGCATAAAGGATTTAACTTGATGCAGAAAGCCATTTCCTATTCCATGACCTCAGTTTTTACCACAGGCGGAATCCGGGGGAATAAAAAAGCGGTTTCAAAATTTCAGCCGAGAAGCTTCAATATGGGTGTTAAAAAAGAAGTATTTGAAAAAGTAGGTGGATTTTCCGAAATGCGCATCGGCGAGGATCCGGATTTATCCATGACCCTTTGGGAAAACGGTTTTACCACGGCTTTCTTTGATGATATTGCGGTATATCATAAGCGCAGGGTAGATTTCGGAAAGTTTTCAAAACAGGTTTATCAGTTTGGCTGTGCCCGTCCGATCCTTAACCAGCGGCATCCAAATTATGTGAAAATTTCTTTCGCATTCCCCACTTTATTCCTGATCGGATATATCATGGGCTTTTTGGAATATTTCATCATGGGGAAAGGCATCATCCTGGCATTTTACGGGCTTTATACGTTTATGGTTGTCTTCCATGCTTTACTGGTTACCAAAAACATCAGCATCACCGGAATGGCCGTTATTGCCACCTATATCCAGATGTTTTCGTATGGTTACGGGTTTTTGAAATCATGGGTGCTGCTTAATATTTTCAAAATGAAGCCGGAAGAGGCTTTCCCAAGCCATTTCCATAAAAATTGA
- a CDS encoding OmpP1/FadL family transporter, protein MSISAAFFAQAQDVSIIRNTVDVYSNAPNVGSAKFNAMGGSNGALGGDANSLLTNPAGLGVAISGEISGTLSLTNNKNTSSYAGSSYGYSINKGDLGNLGAVMTFQLMTESAWKFINIGVNYSNQSVENYIETPGNNNLVYDFPDGGSSSFGRHAYDRYGYLSKTSFGVGANYNNNLYLGAGLNFLNSSVDQSDTAIFNSLSNGNSEYFSKQNTPFTEKANGFSASLGVIGKLSSNFRLGAALETPTFWNIDRGYNYYNDPITGDDFAAENRRLTTPMKATVSAAFIASKSFALNVDYTLGLTKPKYKVYGDAETEMNDFFKDNYKNLSELKIGAEYRIKQFRLRGGYSYASSPFDALTIDRYNNDGSVSENQSYSNLILNDRNALSFGLGYDFRSFYIDASYQNISSKYSNPFLYGNVDSNYEAGYYSPNRLISSDAYAVSDVKNIRNNFFLTFGWKF, encoded by the coding sequence ATGAGCATCTCTGCCGCATTTTTTGCGCAGGCTCAGGATGTCTCTATAATTAGAAATACGGTGGATGTATACTCCAATGCACCGAATGTAGGTTCTGCTAAGTTTAACGCAATGGGTGGTTCCAACGGAGCCTTAGGAGGCGATGCCAATTCGCTTCTGACCAACCCGGCAGGTTTGGGAGTCGCTATTTCGGGAGAGATTTCAGGAACGCTTTCTCTTACCAACAATAAGAATACTTCGTCTTATGCAGGTTCGTCTTACGGATACAGCATCAATAAAGGAGACCTGGGGAATTTGGGAGCAGTAATGACATTTCAGCTGATGACTGAAAGTGCATGGAAATTTATTAATATCGGGGTAAATTATTCCAATCAGTCTGTAGAAAACTATATAGAAACTCCCGGAAATAATAACCTGGTTTATGATTTTCCTGATGGCGGAAGTTCGTCATTCGGAAGACATGCTTATGACCGTTACGGGTATTTATCCAAAACAAGTTTCGGGGTAGGAGCAAACTATAACAATAATTTATACCTGGGAGCCGGATTGAATTTTTTAAATTCATCTGTTGACCAGTCGGATACGGCAATCTTCAACTCTCTGTCTAATGGAAATTCCGAGTACTTCAGTAAGCAGAATACGCCATTTACTGAAAAAGCAAACGGTTTTTCTGCTTCCTTAGGGGTTATCGGAAAACTAAGCTCGAACTTCAGATTAGGGGCAGCGTTGGAAACTCCGACTTTCTGGAATATCGACAGAGGTTACAATTATTACAACGATCCGATCACAGGAGATGATTTTGCTGCTGAAAACAGAAGGCTGACCACTCCGATGAAAGCTACGGTAAGTGCGGCATTTATTGCCAGCAAAAGCTTTGCTTTAAACGTAGATTACACATTGGGTCTGACAAAGCCGAAATACAAAGTGTACGGAGATGCTGAAACCGAAATGAACGACTTCTTTAAGGATAATTATAAAAACTTATCCGAATTAAAGATCGGTGCAGAGTACAGAATCAAGCAGTTTAGATTGAGAGGAGGATATTCATATGCATCCAGCCCTTTCGATGCGCTGACAATCGACAGATATAATAATGACGGAAGTGTTTCCGAAAACCAGTCTTACAGCAACCTGATCTTAAATGACAGAAATGCTTTATCTTTTGGTTTGGGATATGATTTCAGATCATTCTATATCGATGCGTCTTATCAGAATATATCTTCCAAATACAGTAATCCGTTCTTATACGGTAATGTAGACAGTAATTATGAAGCAGGATATTACTCTCCAAACCGTTTGATCTCCAGCGATGCTTATGCGGTATCAGACGTGAAGAATATCAGAAATAATTTCTTCCTTACTTTTGGATGGAAATTCTAA
- a CDS encoding ZIP family metal transporter, with protein MTVLLLIASVIAGVFLGKYFGKKEKLAKNLLILSAGFLITVCLNEVFPQVYTSGTGKSLGIFVIGGVLLQMILEALTKGFEHGHFHHHSEHNILPVALMVGLFIHAFIEGIPLANEEHDFSPYLLGIVFHNLPISFILGAFLFNRTHKPKSVPSYPSLLIVALFALASPMGMLLGNYFNPDLQPYFLAIVGGIFLHISSVIIFESNKNHNIDWVKIGLVILGVSLALIMHLFHTHP; from the coding sequence ATTACGGTACTTTTACTGATCGCCAGTGTGATTGCAGGGGTATTTCTGGGAAAGTATTTCGGTAAAAAAGAAAAACTGGCCAAAAATTTACTCATCCTGAGTGCCGGCTTTCTGATTACAGTCTGCCTAAACGAAGTATTTCCTCAGGTTTATACTTCCGGAACGGGCAAGAGCTTAGGAATTTTTGTGATCGGCGGTGTCCTGTTACAGATGATTCTTGAAGCTTTAACAAAAGGTTTTGAGCACGGCCATTTCCATCATCACAGCGAGCATAACATTTTGCCGGTGGCCTTGATGGTGGGACTTTTCATTCATGCTTTTATCGAAGGGATCCCTTTAGCCAATGAAGAGCATGATTTTTCCCCTTATCTGTTGGGAATTGTTTTTCATAATTTGCCGATATCATTTATCCTGGGTGCTTTTCTTTTTAACAGAACTCATAAACCGAAATCTGTTCCTTCATATCCTTCCCTGCTGATCGTTGCTTTATTTGCTTTAGCTTCACCGATGGGTATGCTGCTGGGAAATTATTTCAACCCGGATCTGCAGCCGTATTTCCTGGCGATTGTCGGTGGGATTTTCCTGCATATATCTTCGGTAATTATTTTTGAAAGCAATAAGAACCATAACATCGACTGGGTAAAGATTGGACTGGTTATCTTAGGGGTTTCCCTAGCACTTATCATGCATTTGTTCCACACTCATCCATAG